TACCCGGGGAACCGATCGTTGCCGGTGAGGCACCCCCGCTGCCTCCGATCCAGCACCGCCTGGATTCTGAAGGCCTCGCGCTTTGGTGGGACGTGCGCTGGGGCAACCTGCTGCTGGAAACCGCCGATCACCTCGACCCTCCCGTGGAGTGGGAACCGGTGGCGGTCGCAGCCGGCGGTCCGATCACCGTGGCCGGCGGGGAGGAATCCCGGCGGTTCTATCGTTTGCGTGTTCCTCCATGAACCTTGCAAAGCCCAGCGATCGGGCAAGCTTCAGCCGCGCGAGGTCCTGGTGTATGGGGCGGGAATCGCGCGGAAGGCGGAGGGGGTTCACGCTGGTGGAACTTCTGGTGGTCGTCGCGGTGATCGCCCTGCTGGCCGGCCTGCTGTTGCCCGCACTGATCGGTGCGCGGCAGAAGGCCGGTGCGGTGGCGTGCGTCAACAACCTGCGCCAGCTCACGCTGGCGTGGTTGTTGTATGCACCGGATTGCCGGGACTGGATGTCCCCGTCGGAGACGAGCACCGGCGAACCCCATCTGCCGCGATGGGTGGAGGGCTACTACCTGGGCATCATGAGCGATGCCGACGCCGCGAATACGGACCAGCTCCTGGCGCCCGGCCCCGGTCACCTCGGGCCGTATTTGCGCGAAGCCCGCGTGTTTCGTTGTCCGGATGACCACAGCCGGGCCAACTTGGTCAAGAACCGGGGTGCGCGTCGTTCGCGCAGTTACTCGATGAACAATTTCATCGTCTTCGGTGGCAGCGGCGTGGGACGCCTGCCCGATGGGGAACTCGCGTACGATCCGGTGGCGTTGGTGCGCATGGACGACTTTCGGGCCGTGTCGCCCTCGGGATTCTACGTGTTCATTGACTCCCATCCGTGGACCCTCACCCACGGGATGTTTCTCATCCAGCCTGGCCTTCCGCCGGAGGAGTACGCCTGGGTTGGCAAGTGGCCGGCCGGACGGCGCGCGCGGCGGTGTCCCGTGAGCTTTGCCGATGGTCACGTGGAGCTTCGTAAATGGGTGGATTCCCGCACTGCCCCGGTGATCCGAACCCTTGAGGAGGCTTCCGCAGCTGCGGACATCAACCGCCGGAACAACCCCGACTTCCTCTGGCTCTGGGAGCGTGCCTGGGATCCGGGGAGGTGACGGGTGGACTGGGGACGGAACCCGCAGCGACCGGAGGGGATCTCAAACGGTTCCGGAGGTCCCGACCGGAATTTGGACGAATTTGATGTCGCCCATTCCAGGTGTCGGCAGTCTTCCGTCGGCGAATGGGCGTCGTTCAAACCTGAGCAGGTCTTTCGTATGTTTCGCGTCTGGATTGCAGCACTGCTCCTGATGGGAGCTTCCGTCGGGACGACGGCGGGCGGACTCGTCCGGCAGCCCAACCATTCCCTGAGGCTTCCCCAGAATCCGGGGCGTTTCGGATTCCGGTTGGTGGATGCCCTGAACCTGCAGTTCGACGTCCCCGTCCGGGTGGTGTTCCCACCCGGGGAAACCAACCGGGTGTTCGTCGTGGAAAAGGGCGGCGTCGTGGCCGTGGTCACCAACATCGCCGCGCCCAGCCGGACTGTCTTTCTCGATGTCACCGGGTCCACCTTCGTGGGGCCCGAAGAAGGCCTGCTTTCGATGGCGTTTCATCCGCAATACGCGAGCAACGGGCGGTTTTTCGTTCATCGGGTGGCTCGCGAGGACACCGACGACGAGCCCCTGCGCTTCAATCAGATCTCCGAATTCCGTGTGTCGGTGGAGGATCCGTCCCGCGCGGATCCGCAGGAGCGCGTCCTGATCCGCCAGAAGTATACCCGCCGCAACCATTACGGAGGCGACCTGCATTTCGGACGGGATGGGTACCTCTACGGTTCCTGTGGGGACGGATATGCCCCGAAGACCAACAGCCAGCAGATTGACGGCGGATTCTTTTCGGCCATCTGGAGGATTGATGTGGATGAGCGCCCGGATTCGCTCGCGCCCAATCCGCATCCGTCGGTGATTGGCGGTTACCGCATTCCACCAGACAACCCGTTCGTGGGCGCCACATCGTTTCTGGGACGCCCGGTGGATCCCGCCCGCGTGCGAACCGAGTTCTGGTCGGTGGGCCTCCGGAATCCCTTCCGATTTTCGCTGGATCCGGAGACGGGGGATCCTTGGGTGGGTGATGTGGGATTCGAGTCGTCCGAGGCGGTTTACGTGAGTCGCAAGGGGGCGAACCACGGCTGGCCTGCCCGCGAAGGGGGGGTCCCGGGAATTCTGCCCGAGAGCGTGCCGGAGGATTTCTTCTCCAATCCGGATCATGGCTACGGGGCACCGGTCTTCGCGTACGATCACAACTCGGGCAGTTGCGTGATCGGGGGCGAGGTTTATCGCGGTTCACGGTTTGCAGCGCTGTATGGGTATCTCTTGTTTTCGGACTATGGAGGCGGCTGGGTCACTGCCATGAGGCCGAATCCCGGTGGGCGGGCCGATCTCATATCCCTCGGGGGATACCAGCCCCGCGTCACTTCCCTCAAGGTCCATGAGACCACCGACGATCTGTGGGTCTCGGAGATCGCCCAGAACCGGATCTGGAAACTGGCCTATTCGGGAGTCTTCACGGGGGAACGGTTGCCGGAAACGCTCGCGGAGACGGGCGCATTCGCCAATCTGGAGACGCTCGA
Above is a genomic segment from Verrucomicrobiia bacterium containing:
- a CDS encoding PQQ-dependent sugar dehydrogenase; its protein translation is MFRVWIAALLLMGASVGTTAGGLVRQPNHSLRLPQNPGRFGFRLVDALNLQFDVPVRVVFPPGETNRVFVVEKGGVVAVVTNIAAPSRTVFLDVTGSTFVGPEEGLLSMAFHPQYASNGRFFVHRVAREDTDDEPLRFNQISEFRVSVEDPSRADPQERVLIRQKYTRRNHYGGDLHFGRDGYLYGSCGDGYAPKTNSQQIDGGFFSAIWRIDVDERPDSLAPNPHPSVIGGYRIPPDNPFVGATSFLGRPVDPARVRTEFWSVGLRNPFRFSLDPETGDPWVGDVGFESSEAVYVSRKGANHGWPAREGGVPGILPESVPEDFFSNPDHGYGAPVFAYDHNSGSCVIGGEVYRGSRFAALYGYLLFSDYGGGWVTAMRPNPGGRADLISLGGYQPRVTSLKVHETTDDLWVSEIAQNRIWKLAYSGVFTGERLPETLAETGAFANLETLEPHPGIVPYEVNEPFWSDGARKRRWFSVPRVEDTFGFRAAGAWESPAGTVWIKHFELEMTNGVPESARRLETRFLVRNSNGVYGVTYRWTSPGNAVLVPEGGFGETIPVVMDGVRTDREWRYPGRGECLACHNQASGWALSFNTAQLNRIAGSPALPSHQIADLAQAGYLHDPPVTLRPLPMLARTEDPDASLEWRARSYLAANCGNCHRPGGPGHGFFDARLETPTALSGLVDGRLLSPGTDPRDRVIAPGDPGHSVLLRRLSTRGPGQMPPLASSVADGAGAQLIRDWILSLATPSPEEPAIVRPHRPEGGYRIRIAQPANRRLRMEWTSRLNSPAWEAMDLPGTEWVFPATARDLEVPIEGAVGTGYLRVLTLAP
- a CDS encoding prepilin-type N-terminal cleavage/methylation domain-containing protein — encoded protein: MGRESRGRRRGFTLVELLVVVAVIALLAGLLLPALIGARQKAGAVACVNNLRQLTLAWLLYAPDCRDWMSPSETSTGEPHLPRWVEGYYLGIMSDADAANTDQLLAPGPGHLGPYLREARVFRCPDDHSRANLVKNRGARRSRSYSMNNFIVFGGSGVGRLPDGELAYDPVALVRMDDFRAVSPSGFYVFIDSHPWTLTHGMFLIQPGLPPEEYAWVGKWPAGRRARRCPVSFADGHVELRKWVDSRTAPVIRTLEEASAAADINRRNNPDFLWLWERAWDPGR